AATTAAATGTTATATAGTTCAAACATTGAAACATAGTGAAAACACAATATAGAGGTTTTGACGAGGATAGTCACATGCGAAGGAGAAAGCACTATTTCAAAATTCTTATGATTTAAGGTTCTATTTTATATAGACACGAGGTTATAATTAGGAAAAAAATTTATCAGCTACACAGTATGGTGTAATACGGTGAAAATCATCTAAAGTATCAAAATATGTTAATAACTACACCACATTTATATTAATACATGCCACATATACGAACTAATTATTAATATGGTGCCAACATAATAATAAGGTTTAGTTGATTTTATGATTTATTAATGAGGTCAATTGGTAATTAACAAAAACTCAATTAAAAATCTTAGAACCCAACCCAAAATAAGTCTACAAACCCGACAAACATAAAGAATTAAAGACCATGACTTAACCCGAAAATGAGAGGACTACAGTTTTAGGGTTCGTAAAAGACAATTGATTTGGGAATTTTGTAACATAGAGAGAGAGAAAGGAGAAACATAAGAACATGAGAAAAAAAAGAGAAATTAAGTTGAGACAGAACATCACAGAGAACATCAAGAAAAATGGTATGTGGTCCATAGATGGATATTTAGTCACTTGTGAAGTGAAATCAATGAAGAAGGAAGAAGAGTGTAGAAGCTGTGATGACTTGAGCCCTGTTTCAGTTCTTGATTATGTTCGAGTAACTTCGGAACCAGGTTGGTAACTCTTCATATTCAAAAGTGAAATATCATATCAGCTTTTGGGTTATTTTCTTTTCTTAAAAGTATACTTTTTCTCTTGTAACTAGGCCTGGACATTTTACCCGAACCCGAACCGGAACCGACCCGAAAAACCCGGTTAGGATCGGGTACAAGAGAGGCCAATTACCCTATTGGGTCTTGATTCTGAGGACCCGCGGGTAGAAGACCCGACCCGGACCATACCTTATACCCGATCGGGTTGTAGACCCGAATTAAAAGCCCTAAACCAGACTAAACCACTTGTAGATAGGTTTTTCACTTCCCCAATGCACATTTAGCCGTTTTTGTTTTACTTTTTGCTCGTGTCGTGAATCCCTTCCACTCCCCCATAAGCATTTGATTTGAATAGTTTGTCTTCGATTTATAACCAATAAATCTGAAATCAAACATCACCTAACTAGAATCCCATCAGAATCGAATTAAGTTCTCCATCAACGGCAATGCCCCTTAACCCTAGCGTCTTCTTCATCAGCAATAGCGTTGTCTACAAATCTATCTAGGGTAAGTCTCGAACTTTAGTTTTGATTCTTGTTTATGGTTTTGGTTTAGTCCGATTGTGATTCTTTTTTTTTAATGGCTTTGACTGTTAAATGTTGATTTTTGTTTATGGCTTTGATTAATCTGAGTTTGATTCTTGACTCTTGTGTTCCTTTTGAATCGTTTCTTTCTTGTGTTTCTTTCTTGTTAATGGTTTTAACCCGAAGTGAACTCGGGTTTGATTACGAATAAGTTGTGTTTCTTCTTCCTTGATTGCCGATTTGAATTTGAGACTTTGAGTCTTATTATGAGACATTATGTTGTGTTCGTTCTTTGACTCTTTGTTTGTTTTGAAATTTGAATATGTTATGTTCTATGTTTCTTTGTTGTAAGCTTGTAACTTGTTCTTCACTTTTTGTGTTCTTGTGTTGGTCTTGTCTAAAATTGTTTTTAATGTTGTCTTGTGTATAATGCAGATGGTGCATTCATGTGATGATGATCCCGAAGGAGATGAAGTTCAGACACCAATCTCTCGTAACAAAGGAAAACGTAAGAAAACAGAAGGCTGCAGTGGTTCAAGGTCAGAAAAGAAAAGGACGTCAAAGGTATGGGAACACTTTACTAGAAAGAAAGAAGATAATGATAGAGCCACCGGCAACTATTTTGGGAAAGAGATGGTGTGTGCAACAAAATCTGGAACAACAGGCTTGAAGAAACATGTTAATATTGCGTGCAAGGCTTACCAAGCATGGCGGTCTGTGAACAAAGAAAATAATCAAGGTGCTTTAGATGTCGAAGATGGTAACATCAGAGTGTGTAAATTATCTGAATTTGTCTTCAGAGAAGCGACAAATGAGATGATGGTTGTGGGAGAGTTGGCTTTATCTTGGGTGGAGAGCGTAGCTTGGAGGAATTTCTGCAACAAGACTAAGCTTTATGTGCCTCATTCTAGAAGAACAGCAACCGAGATATTGTTAAGACCTTTGTGAAAAATAAAGAGGCAATGAAGAAGATTATTAAGGAGAATAATCAACGGCTGTCACTAACAACTGATATTTGGAATGCTCCTCATACCGGTGCCAGTTACATGGTGATTACGGCTTATTTTATAGACAGCTCCTGGAATTTGAGGAAGCCCATCATTATATTAAAGAATGTGTATGATCACAAAGGATCAACAATATCTAAGGTACTTCTTGATTGCTTAGAGGAATGGGATATCAAAAGGGTGTATGGCATAACCGTAGATAATGCCACAGCTCATTCTTCTGCATTGAGGCGGTTTACTGAAGCTTTTATTGAAAAAAATGGCGTTGATGCATTGGTTCTAGATGGAAAGTTTCTGCATTTTAGGTGTGCTACACATTCTCAATCTGATTGTTAAAGAAGGTTTGCTGGAGATAGAGAGCAGTGTCAATGCCATTCGTAATGGCATTTATTTTGTGAGGTCTTCAACTCAGAGGCAGATTTCTTTTGAGCGACATATAGAGCCAGGAAGACTTCAGAGAGGAAGCTTACTTTTGGATGTGAAAACTAGGTGGAATTCGACCTATTTGATGCTAGAGCAAGCATTAACGTTCAAGGTGGCTTTTGAGAAGATGGAAGCTGAGGACAAGCCCCACAACGACTACTTCAATAAGATTGTGGATGGACAAAAATGAGTTGGACCACCAAGTAAAGAGGATTGGGAAGCTGTTGATAGGTTAGTCCAGTTCTTAATTATTTTCTACCAGGCTACTTTGGTTATGTCTGCATCAAATCATGTTACTGCGCATAAGTTGTATCATGCGATCGTCACAGTAACAAGGAACATTAGTGCTTTAAGCACTGCTCCTGGTCCTGATGAGAGTTTAAGGTCTAAGGCAACAAACATGTTATGGAAACTTGGCAAGTATTGGAATCCATTTGGAACAAATCCTGAAAAGATGAATAAGCTTGTCATTGTTGCTGGTGTTCTTGACCCAACCAAGAAGATGATGGTTACCTCAAAGTTATTTGAGAAGCTGTATGGAGAAGACTCAGTTCAGGTTACTCTTTTGAAAGGTGAAGTCGAGGACATTTTGAAGAGTTTATTTGATCAGTACAACAATCGCAGTAGCGGCAGTACTGGTAAATCTCAAGGACCATCTTCTCAGTCTCAATCTCATGGACCGTCTTCTCAATCTCAAACTCAGTCACATGATCAGTTAGGAGAGGAAGTTTCTCAGCGGACAGTACTTAGTAATGGCCTTGCTTATGAGAGCATGAATGACATCTACAAAGAGCTTGTTCAAGAAACAGGATTTCAAAAAAAAAAACAGTGAGTTGGATATGTATTTGAAAGAGAATGTGGAGATTCCAAATCTTATAGGCGGATCAGAGTATGATGTACTCTCTTTCTGGAGGTTTAATAGTGCAAAGTATCTGGTTCTATCAATGTTATCTAGGGATGTACTTGCAATGCAAGTGAGTTCAGTTGCATTTGAATCTGCCTTCAACACCAATGAACGCATTTTAGACCCAAGCAGAAGTTGTTTGACTCATTTTATGATTGAAGTATTAATGTGCACAGAGCAGTGGCTCAAATGTGAGATTAGACTCAAAGGAAAATGAACCACAAGAAAGGAACAAATGCTTAAGCTCTTAGAAGAGCAAGATGATCTTATGAGAGGTATAATTTCTTGTTTCTAATCTCTTTAATTCGTATGTCCAATGTTCATTACTCAATTGCCATTATGTTTTGTATTTTGGTTTAGACTTTTAATTTTTTAATGACCATTGTGTTACAGAATTTGAACCTGTGTTTTAAGGTTGAATGTTGCTGGTTTGCTGCGCATTAGAAGAGTCAAGAGTTCGAGACTGAGTAATGAGTATCAGTTTGTTGTTTTTGTTTTTGAATTTGCACTTCATCAGTTTTTAAACTTCTTATGGTTACTTATGGTAAAGCTTGTCCTTAGTCGTTTTATATTGTGATTCTGCTACTAAGTTGTGGTATTGTTATGAACTTGTTGTTTGTTATGAAGGTATGGTGTTTGAAAATTGTCAAAGAATCTTATTGCACTTTTGAAGCATTGCAGGTTTTTTTACAGGAATATAGGGTAATTTCTCGGGTATATAAGTGATGCAAGACTTTTCAAGAGTCTAAGATCAAATCAATGTAGTATAAAAGATTGTCGAACCAATCCTAAGTGATTTTAAAGCAAAGGGAATGCAAGTTCATGCTTAAGCTAAGGTTTTAAAGATGGTACGAACTAAGAACTAATAAGCTAATGCAATAAAGTAATGATCTTTTTTTCTCAATTTGAAGCAAGAGGACTCATGGGGTTAGGCATTTGATCTTGGGTGATGTAGATCCAATCAAAGGGTGGCAAAGTATCAATCAAACACTTTCCTTATGCCTAGACACTAAGCTAAACAAGCTCTATCTCTAGATGAATGTTCTTTTGGTAAAGCAACTCAAGCATCTAATCTCTTAGGTTGAATGTTACTAAAGCAAACATGGAGAACAAGTCTAATAGCAATCTTAACTCCTTTAGCAACTAATCTCTTAGGTAAAGCAAGCTAAAAGCATTGAAGAGTTGGTTCATGCATTTCATCATACACCTTGTGGGCATGAAATGCANNNNNNNNNNNNNNNNNNNNNNNNNNNNNNNNNNNNNNNNNNNNNNNNNNNNNNNNNNNNNNNNNNNNNNNNNNNNNNNNNNNNNNNNNNNNNNNNNNNNTGCAACCTAGAATGATTAAAATGAGCTAAATGAGATGCTAAATACCACTAAGATCATGAGTTATCAATAGGGTAATTTGGCCCCAAATACTGTATACCCGAACCGAGAATGAAGAAACTCGACCCGAAAAACCTTTAAAAGACCCGAAAACCCGAAAACCGACCCCAAAATTTTAAGAACCGAAAAAATGCTCGGGTATTAATGGTTCCAATATCCTAAACCCGGCCCGACCCAAACCCGAGACGACACGGAACCGAAAATTTCAAATTACCCTATCGGGTCCTAAACTCTAAGACCCGAACGACCCAAATCCGAGAAGACCCGACCCGAGGACCCGAGTGCTCAGGCCTACTTGGAACAGAGAACACTTGAAGAAGATGGTTATCCTCAGTACTCGAATCTGGTATGAGCAATGGAACAATTCAAGAAAATCATACTGCAATGACGAACAGACCAAGAGAGTCACAAATCTGAGTTCATGACTAACAAGAGATGTGAGACATGCATTATTGGCAGACTCACTGTATCCGAGCTTGAAGAGTCAAACTGGGTTTATAGAAAAACTTCAAAGCTCGAAGATTTGGAAGGAATCATAACGGAAGATATAGCTTAGATCAACTCTTAGAAGAAACAATCACAACATTTTCCCTAACTTCACAAGTGTAAATATATTTTCTATCTTCCAATAACAACATTACTACTAAACACATTTTCAACTCTTTGGGGTCCTTTGCTTAGTTCAACGTCTGGTTCGGTTAGGGAACAGAGAACACATGGTCTCACCATAACATAGTGACTATTTACCAATAATTAAAAAAAGAAAATTGATTACTCATTGTGAATATTAAAGAATCAAGGAAGGTAAATGAGTTAAGGTTTCTTTTTGGTTTTAGAAACCTTAATTCCCTCTGTTTTTTTCAGAAAATTGTAAGACTCTTTTTTCTTCTCTTTGTTAATGATGTTTCAAAACTTTGTTTCAAGCAAAGGTCTTTTCTGTCTCCATGTTCCAAACCGGAGCTACCCTTGTCTCATGCGGCTCTTTCACTAACGGCTCCACCCAAGAGACATCTGGAAAAGAAATGATGTTGTTAGGGTTCGTAATCTCTGTCAATCTCTTTCCCTCGGTCTCTCTATCTCTTTCTATCTTTCTGTGTTACAAAATCCCCAAATCAATTGTCTCCAACGAACCCTAAAACTGTATTCCTCTCAGCTCTGGATTAAGTCATGTTCTTAATTTGGGTCGGTTCTTAGATTTTTAATAGAATTTTTGTTAATTACCTATTGACCATATTAATAAGTCATGAAATCAATTAAACTTTATTATGCTGTTGGCACCATATTAATTACTATTTTGTATACGTGGCATGTATTAACATAAACGTGTAATTATTGACATATTTTTATATTTCAGATGGTTTCCACCGTATTACACGATACTTTTTGTAACTCGCAAACTTTTTTCCTAATAATTATTTATTCTTTGTAATTTGAGAAAATGACTAGAATAACACTAAAAAAGTTTTTGTCACAAATATAGTCTCTAAGAATAAAAATGACCAAAATAGCACTTAATGTTTTATCAAAAGAGATAATACAAAATCGGGGATTAAGCGGGATATACGTGGGACCTAGTTTTAAATACAATTTAGTATATTTATAATATATTTAGCTAATTTTAAATATGATAATACAAAATTTTAGACATAATTATATAACTTGTTATAGATAAACATTGTTTTCTCCTTTACACATCAAATTCAAAAAGTACAAAATAATCCAATTCATGAGATACACAAAATAGATTGTCTTGATCTTGAGAACATACAAAATACAAAAAAGGATCGAAGTCTTCATCCTTTTGTCTTCAAATCAAATAATCACCATGAATTGGGTAGATGTGTTAGGAGTTAGACTACTTAGCATACACCTGCAACAAAAGACATACACCTACAAATAAAAAGATATAAAACAACGAAGATCTATAAGACCTGTAACTTAACATACTAACCTTACTAAGTAAGATAAAATTACTAACCTTACTTAGCAGATTATGAATCATGAGAGAGAGGAACATCTTGATATACATCTGGTTCAAAATCCATGTCCACAACATATTCCTCATCTCCTTCAGACTCAAAGTCATCATCATATAAATCTCTTACCCTTGGAGCTTGGGTTACAAGTAGCAAATTAAGATCATTGTCTATGTCTGGTACACGGCCCACAAGCCATTCTTCCACTGTATCTTCATTACCATCATCGAATATCACATCAGCATTTTGCTCTCTGATTTTTTTCTGCTTCTTAAACAGCTTTGCATTGAATTGCACATAGACTAAGCTATTTAAGCGATTGGCATCTAGCCTATTTCTCTTTTTTTGTGTGAATCTGCAATTAAAAAAAGTTGTGAATTTCAGAAATAGTTAGATTCCTAGAGAAAGAGAACTAATAAACAAACCCCTTCAAAGCAACTCCAATTTCTTTCACATCCTGAAGAGCTTGACGTCAAAGCAAGGATCCTTGTAGCCATTTTTTGAAGAGTTGGTGTACCACATCCATATGTTGACCACCAGTTCCCTAAAATCATATCACTCGTATTGATGAATAAAGATCAAAAGTTAATGAAAGACAAGCAATCTGAACATACAAACCTGGATCAAACTTGTCATCTTTAATCTCGCATCCTTTGAGTGCTGAAGTTCTACCAAATGAGCCACTTTTGCTCTTGTAAAGACTAAGCTCCTGATTGACAACCCTATTTTGCTTCTCAAAGTCGCCATGATAATAATTCTCTACACAAGCTATGAATCCTTCCATGACTTCATAGTCTTTTTGAATTTCTGGATCTTTGTAGAAATAATATGGATTGAGAAAGTAGGCAGCCACATGCAAAGGAGTATCTAACCTATCTTTCATTTTCTCTTCAATGATTCGAAAGATAGGTTGGTAGTTCTTCTCCAAATGATTTGAAGCTTCTTTGATAGAATTCTTAGCTTCGATAATCTCACCATAAATGAATCCAAGAGAAGGTACTTTCTCCCCATCAGCCAGCCTTAGAACCTTCACCAGAGGGCTGAAGATCTTCAAGACAACATTCACACTACTCCAAAACCCATGACTCATAATCGTGTCAAATGTATTCTTACCCTTCAGACACTTAGAATGCTTACAACTATGCCACTCATCACTGCCAAACATGCTCATCAGTTGTGCCTTCTTGTCGTATAGGCTTTGCATAGTCAAAAAATAAGTTGCAAACCTTGTTGCTCCTGGTCTTACGATATCTCTGTTATTTGTACATGTTCTCATCATGGACAGTGTTGTATGATGAGCATATATAAAGATCGTAACAGCCTTTGCTTGGTCAATTATCTTTGCAATTCCCGGAAGCTTAGAAATTCCCTCGAGCATCAGATCTATAGTGTGTGCAGCACAACCTGTCCAAAATATATTTGGTCTCTTTTGTTTCAGCATCTTTGCAGCTGCCACGTTGTTTGTAGCATTATCAGTGACCACTTGCACTACCTTTGCAGCTCCTATATCTTCAATCCACTGGTCAATGTAATTGAAGATGTACTCCCCCGTGTGAGAATCTTTAGAGGTGTCTTTTGATGAAAGAAAACATGTACCTCCCCTTGAGTTGACACACAAATTCATTATGCTTCTTCTTTTCATATCACTCCATGCATCGGTCATCACTGAGCAGCCTTCTGTTTCCCATTCTTCTTCTAGACTTCAACTTTTCCTTGGTCCTTTTTTGTTCCTCAATTAACAATGGTCCTCTGAGCTGATACTAACTTGGAGGCACCCAACCAGGTCCAAACTGTCCCAAAGCTTCACAAAACAACCTGAAACTTTCATTGTCAATGGCGTTGAAAGCAACATTTGCTTCATACATCCATCTAGCACAATATTGGCGGACAGCATGTGTCTTCTCCTTAGATATGGCGTCATGTATATTTTGTTGTCGTGCTTGTGCAGCCAAAGAAGCTTCAGGGTTTATGGAGGTTGCATACTGATCGATGAGACCTTGGAAGTGAGGACTTTTAAGAGTTCCCAACTCTCTTTCCAATTCTTCAACATTGCTGCCTTTGTTTATGTTCACTTCTGCCCTCAGTTCTTGTTCATGTTTCCTCTTCAAACCCTTTTTCTCTTTTGCATCAAGAATTGCCTCCTTACACTTCTCTTGATCCGCTTTAGATGATACAGGACAGGCTGAGACATTCCCTTTCACATGAGCAATGTGTTCTTTCATTCTATAAATACCACCAGCGAATTCTTTTCCACACAACTTGCATTTGACCTTGTCTACATTTTTTGGATTACATAAGACTCCAAATTCCCATCCCACATCATTTGAATTCCGCTTCAGAGGACGAGGTGCATCTGTTGGTGGATTGTCCATCTTTTTAACCTTAAAAAAAAATTATGTATGAAGTATGAGCACGTGTGTGACGAAGTACAAAACGTAAGCGTCTTCTTTGTTTCTCACGACAACAAACACAAAAGAACAAAAGAAGAAACAAAACAGACAAGTACAATTAATCAAAAGTCAAAATAAAGAACTAGTTGTCAAACAAACACCAGTGAACCAAAAAAGAATTCATAGCTTCGTAACTTAATTTGCTAACACTCGAACAAGGATATTACCTTAATTTATTTGGTAACTCGATTCAGTTTCAGTTTGTCTCTTACTCTCAATCTAAGCTTGACATCTCCACTCTCAATCTCCTTTGCTTTCTCAATAATTTAGAATTTTAGATTAGGGATTGCTCGATAAAAAATCCCCAAAT
This genomic interval from Brassica oleracea var. oleracea cultivar TO1000 chromosome C2, BOL, whole genome shotgun sequence contains the following:
- the LOC106323734 gene encoding uncharacterized protein LOC106323734 — its product is MNLCVNSRGGTCFLSSKDTSKDSHTGEYIFNYIDQWIEDIGAAKVVQVVTDNATNNVAAAKMLKQKRPNIFWTGCAAHTIDLMLEGISKLPGIAKIIDQAKAVTIFIYAHHTTLSMMRTCTNNRDIVRPGATRFATYFLTMQSLYDKKAQLMSMFGSDEWHSCKHSKCLKGKNTFDTIMSHGFWSSVNVVLKIFSPLVKVLRLADGEKVPSLGFIYGEIIEAKNSIKEASNHLEKNYQPIFRIIEEKMKDRLDTPLHVAAYFLNPYYFYKDPEIQKDYEVMEGFIACVENYYHGDFEKQNRVVNQELSLYKSKSGSFGRTSALKGCEIKDDKFDPGNWWSTYGCGTPTLQKMATRILALTFTQKKRNRLDANRLNSLVYVQFNAKLFKKQKKIREQNADVIFDDGNEDTVEEWLVGRVPDIDNDLNLLLVTQAPRVRDLYDDDFESEGDEEYVVDMDFEPDVYQDVPLSHDS
- the LOC106323733 gene encoding zinc finger BED domain-containing protein RICESLEEPER 2-like, whose amino-acid sequence is MESFCILGVLHILNLIVKEGLLEIESSVNAIRNGIYFVRSSTQRQISFERHIEPGRLQRGSLLLDVKTRWNSTYLMLEQALTFKVAFEKMEAEDKPHNDYFNKIATLVMSASNHVTAHKLYHAIVTVTRNISALSTAPGPDESLRSKATNMLWKLGKYWNPFGTNPEKMNKLVIVAGVLDPTKKMMVTSKLFEKLYGEDSVQVTLLKGEVEDILKSLFDQYNNRSSGSTGKSQGPSSQSQSHGPSSQSQTQSHDQLGEEVSQRTVLSNGLAYESMNDIYKELVQETGFQKKKQ
- the LOC106326376 gene encoding uncharacterized protein LOC106326376; this translates as MDNPPTDAPRPLKRNSNDVGWEFGVLCNPKNVDKVKCKLCGKEFAGGIYRMKEHIAHVKGNVSACPVSSKADQEKCKEAILDAKEKKGLKRKHEQELRAEVNINKGSNVEELERELGTLKSPHFQGLIDQYATSINPEASLAAQARQQNIHDAISKEKTHAVRQYCARWMYEANVAFNAIDNESFRLFCEALGQFGPGWVPPS